The following coding sequences lie in one Saccopteryx bilineata isolate mSacBil1 chromosome 5, mSacBil1_pri_phased_curated, whole genome shotgun sequence genomic window:
- the AAMP gene encoding angio-associated migratory cell protein has protein sequence MESESESGAAADTPPLETLSFHGDEEIIEVVELDPGPPDPDDLAQEMEDVDFEEEEEEEEGNEDGWVLEPQEGVVGTMEGPDDSEVTFALHSASVFCVSLDPKTNTLAVTGGEDDKAFVWRLSDGELLFECAGHKDSVTCAGFSHDSTLVATGDMSGLLKVWQVDTKEEVWSFEAGDLEWMEWHPRAPVLLAGTADGNTWMWKVPTGDCKTFQGPNCPATCGRVLPDGKRAVVGYEDGTIRIWDLKQGNPIHVLKGTEGHQGPLTCVATNQDGSLILTGSVDCQAKLVSATTGKVVGVFRPETGASQPNLGEGEESESNSVESLGFCSVMPLAAVGYLDGTLAIYDLSAQTLRHQCQHQSGIVQLLWEAGTAVVYTCSLDGVVRLWDARTGRLLTDYRGHTAEILDFALSKDASLVVTTSGDHKAKVFCVQRPDR, from the exons ATGGAGTCCGAATCGGAAAGCGGGGCTGCTGCTGACACCCCCCCACTGGAAACCCTAAGCTTCCATGGTGATGAAGAGATTATCGAGGTGGTAGAGCTGGATCCCGGTCCGCCGGACCCGG ATGATCTAGCCCAGGAGATGGAAGACGTGGActttgaggaagaggaggaagaggaagagggtaaCGAGGATGGCTGGGTTCTGGAACCCCAGGAAGGGGTGGTCGGCACCATGGAGGGCCCAGACGATAGCGAGGTCACGTTTGCATTGCACTCAG CATCTGTGTTTTGTGTGAGCCTGGATCCCAAGACCAACACCTTGGCGGTGACAGGCGGTGAAGACGACAAGGCCTTTGTGTGGAGGCTCAGCGATGGGGAGCTGCTCTTTGAGTGTGCAG GCCATAAGGACTCTGTGACTTGTGCTGGTTTTAGCCATGACTCTACCCTGGTGGCCACAGGGGACATGAGTGGCCTCTTGAAAGTGTGGCAGGTGGACACCAAGGAGGAGGTCTGGTCCTTTGAAGCAGGAGATCTGGAG TGGATGGAGTGGCACCCTCGGGCACCTGTCCTACTGGCGGGCACCGCCGATGGCAACACCTGGATGTGGAAAGTCCCAACTGGTGACTGCAAGACCTTCCAGGGTCCCAACTGCCCAGCTACCTGTGGTCGAGTCCTCCCTGATG GAAAGAGAGCTGTGGTCGGCTATGAAGATGGCACCATTAGGATTTGGGACCTCAAGCAGGGAAACCCTATCCATGTACTAAAAG GGACAGAGGGTCACCAGGGCCCTCTGACCTGTGTCGCCACCAACCAGGATGGCAGCCTGATCCTAACTGGCTCTGTGGATTGCCAGGCCAAGCTGGTCAGTGCCACCACCGGCAAG GTGGTGGGTGTTTTCAGGCCTGAGACAGGGGCCTCCCAGCCCAacctgggagaaggggaggagagcgAGTCCAACTCAGTGGAGTCCTTGGGCTTctgcagtgt GATGCCCCTGGCCGCTGTTGGCTACCTGGATGGGACCTTGGCCATCTATGACCTGTCTGCACAGACCCTCAGGCACCAGTGTCAGCACCAG TCGGGCATTGTGCAGCTGCTGTGGGAGGCGGGCACGGCCGTGGTTTACACGTGCAGCCTGGATGGAGTCGTGCGCCTCTGGGACGCGCGCACTGGCCGCCTGCTGACTGACTACCGGGGCCACACAGCCGAGATCCTGGATTTCGCCCTCAGCAA GGATGCCTCCCTGGTGGTGACCACGTCGGGAGACCACAAAGCAAAAGTATTTTGTGTGCAGAGACCTGACCGCTAG
- the GPBAR1 gene encoding G-protein coupled bile acid receptor 1 — protein sequence MTPNSTREVPSAVPVGAFGLSLVLASLIVMANLLLALGIARDRRLRSLPAGCFFLSLLLAGLLTGLALPALPGLWSQSRRGYWSCLFLYLAPNFSFLSLLANLLLVHGERYMAVLRPLRTRGSPRLALLLTWAGPLLFASLPALGWNHWAAGANCSSQAIFPAPYLYLEVYGLLLPAVGAAALLSARVLVTAHRQLQDIRRLERAVCRGAPSALARALTWRQARAQAGATLLFGLCWGPYVATLLLSVLAYEQRPPLGPGTLLSLVSLGSASAAAVPVAMGLGDQRYTAPWRAAAQRWLRVLRERASPGSPGPCTAYCASSQSSTDLDLN from the coding sequence ATGACACCCAATAGCACCAGGGAGGTGCCCAGCGCTGTTCCCGTGGGGGCCTTTGGGCTGTCCCTGGTCCTGGCAAGCCTCATCGTCATGGCCAACCTGCTCCTGGCCCTGGGCATTGCCAGGGACCGCCGCCTGCGCAGCCTGCCTGCTGGCTGCTTCTTCCTAAGCCTGCTGCTCGCGGGGCTGCTCACGGGGCTGGCGCTGCCGGCACTGCCAGGCCTGTGGAGCCAGAGCCGCCGAGGCTACTGGTCTTGTCTCTTCTTATACTTGGCTCCcaacttctccttcctctccctgctcGCCAACCTGCTGCTGGTGCACGGGGAGCGCTACATGGCCGTGCTGCGGCCTCTCCGGACCCGTGGGAGCCCTCGGCTGGCCCTACTCCTCACGTGGGCCGGCCCCCTGCTCTTTGCCAGCCTGCCCGCTCTGGGGTGGAACCACTGGGCCGCTGGTGCCAACTGCAGCTCCCAGGCTATCTTCCCAGCCCCCTACCTCTACCTCGAAGTCTACGGGCTTCTGCTGCCCGCTGTGGGTGCTGCCGCCCTTCTCTCTGCTCGTGTGCTGGTCACCGCCCACCGCCAGCTGCAGGACATTCGCCGGCTGGAGCGGGCAGTGTGCCGCGGGGCACCCTCGGCCCTGGCCCGGGCCCTTACCTGGAGGCAAGCGAGGGCACAGGCCGGAGCCACACTGCTCTTCGGGCTGTGCTGGGGGCCCTACGTGGCCACCCTGCTCCTCTCGGTGCTGGCCTATGAGCAGCGCCCGCCGCTGGGGCCGGGAACTCTCTTGTCCCTCGTCTCACTGGGCAGTGCCAGTGCAGCAGCCGTGCCTGTGGCCATGGGGCTGGGTGATCAGCGCTACACCGCTCCCTGGAGGGCGGCTGCCCAGAGGTGGCTACGGGTGCTGCGGGAAAGAGCCTCCCCGGGCAGTCCTGGTCCCTGCACTGCCTACTGCGCCAGCAGCCAGAGCAGCACAGACCTGGACTTGAACTAG